The following are encoded in a window of Narcine bancroftii isolate sNarBan1 chromosome 2, sNarBan1.hap1, whole genome shotgun sequence genomic DNA:
- the mafaa gene encoding transcription factor MafAa — protein sequence MASDLGMNADLPTSPLAIEYVNDFDLMKFEVKKEPPEAERYCNRLPGSLSSTPLSTPCSSVPSSPSLCAASPGSSGSSHKAHQLEDLYWISNYQHHLNPEALNLTPEDAVEALIGSSQSHPHQHHHFEAYRSQQYPGEELPVGGHHQHQAPPHHHHHLRLEDRFSDDQLVSMSVRELNRQLRGFSKEEVIRLKQKRRTLKNRGYAQSCRYKRVQQRYMLESEKSLLQQQVDQLKQEVARLAKERDVYKEKYEKMAGRSYREPGSATSNPGKNNSPSNEFFM from the coding sequence ATGGCCTCGGACCTCGGCATGAACGCGGACCTGCCCACCAGCCCCTTGGCGATCGAGTACGTGAACGACTTCGACCTGATGAAGTTCGAGGTGAAGAAGGAACCTCCCGAAGCCGAGCGCTACTGCAACCGCCTGCCCGGCTCGCTGTCGTCCACCCCGCTCAGCACCCCGTGCAGCTCGGTGCCCTCCTCGCCCAGCCTGTGCGCTGCGAGCCCCGGGAGCagcggcagcagccacaaggcgCACCAACTGGAGGACCTGTACTGGATCAGCAATTACCAGCACCACCTCAACCCCGAGGCTCTGAACCTCACTCCCGAGGACGCCGTGGAGGCTCTGATCGGCAGCTCGCAGAGCCACCCGCACCAACACCACCACTTCGAAGCCTACAGGTCGCAGCAGTACCCCGGGGAGGAGCTGCCGGTCGGCGGGCACCACCAGCACCAGGCACcgccacaccaccaccaccacctccgcCTGGAGGACCGCTTCTCGGACGATCAGCTGGTCAGCATGTCGGTGAGGGAGCTCAACAGGCAGCTCCGGGGGTTCAGCAAGGAGGAGGTCATCCGCCTCAAGCAGAAGAGGAGGACCTTGAAGAACCGCGGCTACGCTCAATCCTGCCGCTACAAACGGGTCCAGCAACGGTACATGCTGGAGAGCGAGAAGTCTCTCCTGCAACAGCAGGTGGACCAGCTCAAGCAGGAGGTGGCCAGGCTGGCCAAGGAGAGGGACGTCTACAAGGAGAAGTATGAGAAGATGGCAGGAAGGAGCTACAGGGAGCCGGGCTCGGCCACTTCCAATCCTGGCAAG